One Alkaliphilus sp. B6464 genomic window carries:
- the radA gene encoding DNA repair protein RadA, whose protein sequence is MAKVKSKFVCQECGYESAKWLGRCPGCSNWNSMEEEIVGGKKEFKRSPTIVSQSKPQPIKDVKSGAYERYDTQIKELNRVLGGGLVKGSLTLITGEPGIGKSTLILQASSTVAETYGKTLYVSGEESEEQIKMRGERLSSLSDNLYIVSETNVDVIEKYIEEYEPVFVIIDSIQTLFKEDLSSAPGSVSQVKECANNLMRIGKSKNIPMFIVAHVTKQGELAGPRVLEHMVDTVLHFEGERTQEFRILRALKNRFGTTSEIGVFEMREEGLVEVSNPSAIFLESLTPEAEGAIVVATVEGTRPLLVEIQALVAPTNAGFPRRTAVGIDLNRLNLIIAVLEKKIGLPLMNQDIYVNVVGGLKLEGTSADLGVAMAIYSSMRGVPIPSKEMVAMGEISLTGELRPISQLEKMMKEAEKMGFITAIIPDKNKFKFDGNIMKYKGVNTLRDALELLS, encoded by the coding sequence ATGGCGAAGGTTAAGAGTAAGTTTGTATGTCAAGAATGTGGGTATGAGAGTGCTAAATGGTTAGGACGGTGTCCGGGATGTAGTAACTGGAATAGTATGGAGGAAGAGATAGTAGGAGGTAAAAAGGAATTTAAACGATCCCCTACAATAGTTAGTCAATCTAAACCTCAGCCTATTAAAGATGTCAAATCTGGTGCTTATGAAAGATATGATACTCAGATTAAAGAATTAAATAGAGTTTTAGGAGGAGGATTAGTAAAAGGATCTCTAACATTAATAACTGGAGAACCAGGTATTGGTAAATCTACTTTAATTTTACAGGCCAGTAGCACTGTTGCAGAAACCTATGGAAAAACCCTTTATGTATCTGGAGAGGAATCTGAGGAGCAAATAAAGATGAGGGGAGAAAGATTAAGCTCTCTTTCTGATAATTTATATATAGTTTCAGAAACAAATGTGGATGTTATTGAAAAGTATATTGAGGAGTACGAGCCCGTGTTTGTTATTATAGACTCTATACAAACATTATTTAAAGAAGATCTTTCTTCCGCCCCTGGGAGTGTTTCGCAGGTTAAGGAGTGTGCTAATAATTTAATGAGAATTGGTAAATCCAAAAATATTCCTATGTTTATAGTAGCTCATGTTACAAAGCAAGGTGAATTGGCAGGACCTAGGGTTTTAGAGCATATGGTTGACACGGTACTGCATTTTGAAGGAGAAAGAACTCAAGAGTTTAGAATATTAAGGGCTTTAAAAAATAGATTTGGTACTACTAGTGAAATTGGTGTTTTTGAAATGAGGGAAGAGGGGTTGGTTGAAGTTAGTAATCCTTCGGCTATATTTTTAGAATCATTAACTCCAGAGGCGGAAGGTGCTATTGTAGTTGCAACGGTTGAAGGCACTAGACCACTTTTAGTGGAAATACAAGCATTGGTAGCTCCTACTAATGCAGGTTTCCCAAGGCGAACTGCTGTAGGAATTGATCTAAACAGATTAAATTTAATTATTGCGGTTTTAGAAAAGAAAATAGGGCTACCTTTAATGAATCAAGATATTTATGTGAATGTAGTGGGAGGATTAAAACTCGAAGGAACCTCTGCAGATTTAGGTGTTGCTATGGCTATTTATTCTAGTATGCGAGGTGTACCTATTCCATCAAAGGAAATGGTTGCTATGGGAGAGATAAGCTTAACAGGAGAGCTAAGACCTATTAGTCAGCTAGAAAAAATGATGAAAGAAGCTGAAAAAATGGGATTCATAACTGCTATAATACCTGATAAAAATAAGTTTAAATTTGATGGGAATATTATGAAATATAAGGGCGTAAATACATTAAGAGATGCTCTAGAATTATTATCATAG
- the disA gene encoding DNA integrity scanning diadenylate cyclase DisA produces MKESRIEEAQLFEAIKMVAPGTHLREGLENVLKAKTGALIVVGDSEDVRSMIDGGFAINVDFSPAYLYELCKMDGAIVLSSDSKKILYANTQIMTDPSIFSAETGTRHRTAERVAKATGQVVISISQRRHIITLYRGYSKYIVQDTNKILTKANQAIQTLEKYKSVLDQAMINLSALEFEDLVTVYDVTTVIQRTEMVIKIVHEIEKYIYELGNEGRLVNMQMEELVANVVEDGKHVIKDYNLNLEVEESNIHKMIHGLSSEELLDLSSIAKILGYGSNVNALDIAVSPRGYRILNKIPRLPLAVIDNLLKQFASFQKILKASTDQLDDVEGIGEVRARAIKEGLRRLQEQVLLDRHI; encoded by the coding sequence TTGAAAGAATCACGAATTGAAGAGGCTCAGTTATTTGAGGCCATTAAGATGGTAGCCCCCGGAACCCATTTAAGGGAAGGCTTAGAAAATGTATTAAAGGCGAAAACCGGTGCACTTATAGTTGTTGGTGATAGTGAAGATGTAAGAAGTATGATAGATGGAGGCTTTGCTATAAATGTAGATTTTTCTCCCGCATATCTTTATGAGCTATGTAAAATGGATGGAGCTATTGTTTTAAGTAGTGATAGTAAAAAAATTCTATATGCTAATACGCAAATAATGACAGATCCATCAATTTTTTCAGCAGAGACAGGCACGCGCCATAGAACAGCTGAAAGGGTGGCGAAGGCAACTGGACAAGTGGTTATTTCGATTTCTCAGAGGCGACATATTATAACTTTGTATAGAGGATATAGTAAGTATATTGTACAGGATACTAACAAAATTTTGACTAAAGCTAATCAGGCTATTCAAACCCTTGAAAAATATAAATCTGTATTGGATCAAGCTATGATAAATCTAAGTGCTTTAGAGTTTGAAGATTTAGTTACTGTATATGATGTAACTACTGTAATACAAAGAACAGAAATGGTTATAAAGATAGTACATGAAATAGAGAAGTATATTTATGAGCTAGGTAATGAAGGTAGACTAGTAAATATGCAGATGGAAGAGCTAGTAGCTAATGTTGTAGAGGACGGGAAGCACGTAATTAAGGATTATAATCTTAATTTAGAAGTTGAAGAGAGTAATATTCATAAGATGATCCATGGATTATCTTCAGAAGAATTGTTGGATTTATCCTCGATAGCAAAAATACTAGGATATGGTTCTAATGTTAATGCATTAGATATTGCAGTGTCTCCTAGGGGATATAGAATTTTAAATAAAATACCGAGACTTCCTTTAGCGGTAATTGATAATTTGTTAAAACAATTCGCCAGTTTTCAAAAAATACTTAAGGCGTCTACAGATCAATTAGATGATGTTGAAGGTATCGGAGAGGTTAGAGCTAGAGCTATAAAAGAAGGACTAAGGAGATTACAAGAACAAGTACTTTTAGACAGGCATATATAG
- a CDS encoding DUF1573 domain-containing protein, whose product MEQFYFNQFQDQVDEVLIRHKSILDILSKLQESSAKVNRAVAKSVTHCGCIQIHSQKQGIPEDISYSELKNYMSNHVEGYLCDICREKIEEEISTTIFYITALCNSFNINIDDMLANYASQVKALGKYGLL is encoded by the coding sequence ATGGAGCAATTTTATTTTAACCAATTTCAAGATCAAGTGGATGAAGTATTAATAAGGCACAAAAGTATTTTAGATATTTTAAGTAAGCTTCAAGAAAGTAGTGCCAAAGTTAATCGAGCGGTGGCAAAATCCGTTACTCACTGTGGTTGTATTCAAATTCATAGTCAGAAACAAGGGATACCAGAAGATATCTCATATTCAGAATTAAAGAATTATATGTCAAATCATGTAGAAGGCTATTTATGTGATATTTGCAGAGAGAAGATAGAAGAAGAGATATCTACTACCATATTCTATATTACAGCACTGTGTAATTCATTTAACATAAACATAGATGATATGTTAGCAAACTATGCCTCTCAAGTAAAAGCATTAGGAAAATATGGACTACTGTAA
- a CDS encoding CarD family transcriptional regulator, producing MFNIGEKVVYPMHGAGVIESIEEREILGERRKYYIMRMPIGDMKVMIPLDQMDDIGIRKVIDSEEIENVLDVLASDTTKMHQNWNRRYRANMDLIKTGDVYEIAEVVRNLTLMDKEKGLSTGERKMLSNARQILISELVLVAELSEEEASNLVESVILQQTVPDTVL from the coding sequence ATGTTTAACATTGGAGAAAAAGTTGTCTATCCTATGCATGGTGCTGGTGTGATAGAATCTATTGAAGAGAGAGAAATTTTAGGTGAAAGAAGAAAGTATTATATAATGAGAATGCCTATTGGAGATATGAAGGTAATGATTCCTTTAGATCAGATGGATGATATAGGTATTAGAAAGGTAATTGATTCTGAGGAAATTGAAAATGTGCTAGATGTATTAGCTTCTGACACAACTAAAATGCATCAAAACTGGAATCGTAGATATCGAGCTAATATGGATTTGATTAAAACTGGAGATGTTTATGAGATAGCTGAAGTTGTAAGAAATTTAACATTAATGGACAAGGAAAAAGGACTATCTACAGGAGAGAGAAAAATGCTTAGCAACGCAAGACAAATTTTAATTAGTGAACTTGTTCTTGTGGCTGAATTATCAGAAGAAGAAGCATCTAATCTTGTTGAATCGGTTATCTTACAACAAACTGTGCCAGATACAGTTTTGTAA
- a CDS encoding PIN/TRAM domain-containing protein: protein MINKIIRGILTILGGVTGLALYVYVANAMALVNIANDLKSYIIGIIIASLTSGSMLFILSPWLINQGRNTANWIERELAKVPTVDVVSGSIGLIIGLIISYLITNLITSIIPIPLLSSILSTLIYIFMGYLGIKIATKKMGELPNNIQAVFKKNLLKERNAKKENQGCPKVLDTSVIIDGRIADICKTGFVEGPLIIPGFVLEELRHIADSSDALKRNRGRRGLDILNMIQKELDIEVKMYEKDFPDIAEVDSKLLKLAQVLDGKVITNDYNLNKVAEFQGVPVLNINELANAVKPVVLPGEEMLVQVVKDGKESGQGLAYLDDGTMIVVESGKKYIGQTIDVLVTSVLQTAAGRMIFAKPKALVDKSA from the coding sequence ATGATAAATAAAATAATCCGAGGAATTTTGACAATACTCGGTGGCGTAACGGGTCTTGCATTATATGTGTATGTTGCTAATGCTATGGCTTTGGTGAATATCGCCAATGATCTTAAAAGTTATATAATAGGAATTATAATTGCTTCATTAACAAGTGGTAGTATGTTATTTATTTTATCACCTTGGTTAATTAATCAGGGTAGAAACACTGCTAATTGGATAGAGAGGGAACTTGCTAAGGTTCCTACTGTAGACGTTGTTTCAGGATCTATAGGACTAATAATTGGACTTATAATTTCTTATTTAATTACCAACCTAATTACTAGCATTATACCGATCCCTTTACTTAGCTCTATTTTGTCTACCTTAATCTATATATTTATGGGTTATCTTGGTATAAAGATTGCAACTAAGAAAATGGGAGAACTACCTAATAATATTCAAGCTGTGTTTAAGAAAAATTTATTAAAAGAACGTAATGCTAAAAAAGAAAATCAAGGATGTCCTAAGGTTTTAGATACTAGTGTAATTATTGATGGTAGAATTGCTGATATTTGCAAAACTGGATTTGTAGAGGGGCCTTTAATAATTCCAGGCTTTGTATTAGAGGAGTTAAGGCATATAGCTGACTCATCTGATGCATTAAAGCGTAATCGTGGAAGAAGAGGATTAGATATTTTAAATATGATTCAAAAAGAATTAGATATTGAAGTGAAAATGTATGAAAAAGATTTTCCAGATATTGCAGAAGTAGACTCTAAATTATTAAAGCTTGCTCAAGTATTAGATGGCAAGGTTATAACTAATGATTATAATTTAAATAAGGTAGCTGAGTTTCAAGGTGTGCCAGTCCTGAATATTAATGAGCTAGCCAATGCGGTAAAACCTGTAGTACTGCCTGGGGAGGAAATGCTTGTACAGGTAGTGAAGGATGGTAAGGAATCTGGCCAAGGGTTAGCCTACTTAGATGATGGTACAATGATAGTTGTAGAAAGTGGTAAAAAATATATAGGCCAAACTATAGATGTATTAGTAACTAGTGTATTGCAAACAGCAGCTGGTCGTATGATTTTTGCAAAACCAAAGGCATTAGTTGATAAATCTGCATAG
- the ispD gene encoding 2-C-methyl-D-erythritol 4-phosphate cytidylyltransferase codes for MEEILKTSAIIVAAGKGRRMGREYNKQYILLGNKPIVAHTIEVFEDSSLIDEIILVVGKGEVDLIKQIIIDKYNFKKVISIVEGGDRRQDSVYNGLRAIGNNCNIVLIHDGARPFITDSIIEEGIDVANKTGACIAAVPVKDTIKVSNESMDVVNTPNRETLWAVQTPQVFKYQLVMDAYEKLQNSNIEATDDAMIIERLGYTVKIIKGSYENIKITTPEDLILGEGILKNRKVEG; via the coding sequence ATGGAAGAGATTTTAAAAACTAGTGCTATTATTGTAGCGGCAGGAAAAGGACGCCGTATGGGAAGAGAATATAATAAACAGTACATACTTTTAGGCAATAAACCAATAGTTGCCCATACTATAGAGGTTTTTGAAGATAGTAGTTTGATAGATGAAATAATTTTAGTTGTAGGTAAGGGTGAAGTTGATTTAATTAAACAAATTATTATAGATAAATATAATTTTAAAAAGGTTATTAGTATTGTAGAAGGGGGAGACCGTCGTCAAGATTCTGTTTACAATGGACTAAGAGCTATAGGTAATAATTGCAATATTGTATTGATTCACGATGGAGCTAGGCCTTTTATCACTGATAGCATTATAGAAGAAGGTATAGATGTAGCAAATAAAACTGGTGCTTGTATTGCTGCTGTGCCTGTAAAGGATACTATTAAAGTATCAAATGAAAGCATGGATGTAGTAAATACTCCCAATAGAGAAACTCTATGGGCTGTTCAAACACCCCAGGTTTTTAAATACCAACTAGTAATGGATGCCTATGAAAAATTACAAAATAGCAATATAGAGGCTACTGATGATGCTATGATTATTGAAAGACTAGGCTATACTGTGAAGATTATAAAGGGAAGTTATGAAAATATAAAAATTACAACACCAGAGGATCTAATATTAGGTGAAGGAATTTTAAAAAATAGAAAGGTTGAAGGATAA
- the ispF gene encoding 2-C-methyl-D-erythritol 2,4-cyclodiphosphate synthase, with protein MRVGIGYDVHKLVADRKLIIGGVDIPYEKGLLGHSDADVLLHAIKDAILGAAALGDIGKHFPDTDDKYKGANSLDLLREVAILIDSKGYVVNNLDAIIIAQKPKMAPYIEEMRNNIALALNIEVDRVNIKATTTEGLGFVGVGDGIAANSIASIIKK; from the coding sequence ATGAGGGTAGGAATAGGATATGATGTACATAAATTAGTAGCGGATAGAAAATTAATAATTGGGGGCGTGGACATTCCTTATGAAAAGGGACTATTAGGGCATTCTGATGCAGATGTATTGCTCCATGCTATTAAGGATGCCATACTGGGAGCGGCAGCCTTAGGCGATATAGGAAAACATTTTCCAGATACTGATGACAAATATAAAGGGGCAAATAGCCTAGATCTTTTACGAGAGGTTGCAATATTGATAGATAGTAAAGGTTATGTAGTTAATAATTTGGATGCTATCATTATTGCACAAAAACCTAAAATGGCTCCTTATATTGAAGAAATGAGAAATAATATTGCACTAGCTTTAAATATTGAAGTAGATAGAGTAAACATTAAGGCTACAACTACAGAGGGGCTAGGTTTTGTAGGCGTAGGCGACGGTATAGCTGCTAACTCAATAGCCAGTATTATAAAAAAATAG
- a CDS encoding ABC transporter ATP-binding protein, with protein sequence MIEVKGLTKSFKDADALKGISFKVPKGEVLGLLGENGAGKTTTLRILATMLKPTKGTAILSGHDILKNQQAVRREIGILFGGESGLYDRLTARENIAYYAELNDISKEEIKERIDYLTKILDMEEYIDRRVGKFSKGMKQKVAIARSIVHNPPIMLFDEPTSGLDVTAARTIHSFIEECRKEGKTVIFSSHSMVEVEKLCERVAIIHKGNIIEEGSIEELKTKYNKNLEDLFVELVGGTNE encoded by the coding sequence ATGATTGAAGTAAAAGGTCTTACAAAGTCTTTTAAAGATGCAGACGCACTTAAAGGTATAAGCTTTAAGGTACCAAAGGGAGAGGTGTTAGGGCTTTTAGGTGAAAATGGCGCGGGTAAAACTACAACTTTACGTATTTTAGCAACTATGCTAAAGCCTACTAAGGGTACTGCAATTTTAAGTGGTCATGATATCTTGAAAAACCAACAAGCTGTAAGAAGGGAGATTGGTATTTTATTCGGTGGTGAAAGCGGTTTATATGACAGACTTACTGCTAGAGAGAATATTGCTTACTATGCTGAATTAAATGACATATCTAAGGAAGAAATTAAGGAAAGAATAGACTATTTAACAAAGATATTAGATATGGAAGAGTATATAGACAGAAGGGTAGGTAAATTTTCTAAGGGTATGAAGCAAAAGGTAGCTATTGCACGTTCTATTGTGCATAATCCTCCTATTATGTTATTCGATGAACCTACTTCTGGATTAGATGTTACAGCTGCTAGAACTATACATAGTTTTATTGAAGAGTGCAGAAAGGAAGGTAAGACTGTAATATTTTCATCCCACTCTATGGTAGAGGTCGAAAAATTATGTGAGCGTGTAGCTATTATACATAAAGGTAATATAATAGAAGAAGGATCAATAGAAGAGCTTAAAACAAAGTATAATAAAAATTTAGAAGACTTATTTGTAGAATTGGTAGGTGGAACAAATGAATAG
- a CDS encoding ABC transporter permease, with protein MNSKHILLVFKKEVKDIFRDKRTWIASVLIPMLIFPLLFFFMNMGVSKMEKNLQNDIVVFIETNEQEADIIQYLKSGVGLKVVDVDNPYEALQKGDIKAIIQIGENFQSKINEKVPGDIKIIFDEVSNESSMATSVVEGIINKYSEEVRLERLADIGVDPKILQPAIINREAYVPEGQESKGDATALMMITFLLPFFLMMYPVVGGMPAAIDLGAGEKERMSLEPLLASGADRLSILTGKYLTVLLASVLGTITSLIGVLAAAKIAPNIMPLEVRISPLSMLILVATSLLIAMMLSGLMLSISVFAKSYKEAGTYLSPVTIVLMVPAYLTMFMDIRTLSNRMFFVPLLNAVLLMKEVLVDIINPLHIATTFGVSILLVVASLLFMKYMFNKESVIFRS; from the coding sequence ATGAATAGTAAACATATATTGCTTGTTTTTAAAAAAGAGGTTAAAGATATTTTTAGAGATAAACGAACCTGGATTGCAAGTGTTTTAATACCTATGTTAATTTTTCCGCTCTTATTTTTCTTTATGAATATGGGAGTAAGCAAGATGGAGAAAAACTTACAAAATGATATTGTTGTTTTTATTGAAACAAATGAGCAAGAGGCAGATATTATACAATATCTAAAAAGTGGAGTAGGACTTAAAGTAGTTGATGTTGATAATCCTTATGAAGCTTTACAAAAGGGAGATATTAAGGCGATAATACAAATAGGAGAAAACTTTCAGAGTAAAATAAATGAGAAAGTACCTGGAGATATTAAAATAATATTCGATGAGGTAAGTAATGAATCCAGCATGGCTACATCTGTTGTGGAAGGAATTATTAATAAATATAGTGAAGAGGTTAGGCTTGAAAGACTAGCAGATATAGGAGTTGATCCAAAGATTCTTCAACCTGCCATTATAAATAGAGAGGCCTATGTACCTGAAGGACAGGAATCTAAGGGAGATGCTACAGCTTTAATGATGATAACATTTTTGCTTCCGTTTTTCTTAATGATGTATCCTGTGGTAGGTGGTATGCCAGCGGCAATAGACCTAGGAGCAGGAGAAAAGGAGAGGATGTCTTTAGAGCCTTTATTGGCAAGTGGCGCTGATAGACTTTCTATATTGACTGGTAAATACTTAACTGTACTGTTAGCTTCTGTACTAGGGACAATTACTTCGTTAATTGGCGTTCTTGCAGCAGCTAAAATAGCTCCAAATATAATGCCTTTAGAAGTTCGCATTTCTCCGCTGTCTATGTTGATTTTGGTAGCTACATCATTACTTATAGCTATGATGTTAAGCGGATTGATGCTTTCTATAAGTGTATTTGCTAAATCTTATAAGGAAGCAGGTACCTACTTAAGTCCTGTTACAATTGTACTAATGGTTCCTGCATATTTAACTATGTTTATGGATATTCGTACATTATCAAACCGCATGTTTTTCGTACCATTACTTAATGCTGTGTTGCTAATGAAGGAAGTCCTAGTGGACATTATTAACCCCCTTCATATTGCGACTACATTTGGTGTTTCTATCCTATTGGTAGTGGCATCACTTCTATTTATGAAATACATGTTTAATAAAGAATCTGTTATTTTTAGATCTTAG
- the proS gene encoding proline--tRNA ligase has protein sequence MSKKDKQFVEEITPMEVDFAQWYTDVIRKTDLVDYSPVKGFMVIKHYGYAIWENIQKYMDNRFKDTGHKNCYFPLLIPESLLKKEAEHVEGFAPEVAWVTHGGDEELAERLCVRPTSETIICEMYSRWLKSYRDLPFLYNQWCSVVRWEKSTRPFLRTSEFLWQEGHTLHETYEEAQDETLQMLNIYKETAEELLAMPVVVGQKSEKEKFAGAYATYTMEALMHDGKALQAGTSHNLGQHFTTAFDITYSDRNGDLKHPYHTSWGVSTRLIGGLIMVHGDNRGLVLPPGVAPVQVVIVPIASHKEGVLDKANELFSQLKGKFRVELDDRDNYSPGWKFNEWEMKGVPIRIEIGPKDIEKNQAMLFRRDELEKEAISLDNLEEAVENLLRDINNNLLYKAKKMRDEKTYIVKSFDEMKEVMEIKPGFVKAMWCGERECEEHIKAETGVTIRCIPFEQEDLGHTCAFCGKEAKHMVYLAKAY, from the coding sequence ATGTCAAAAAAAGATAAGCAATTTGTTGAAGAAATCACCCCAATGGAGGTAGACTTTGCACAATGGTATACAGATGTAATTAGAAAAACAGACTTAGTTGATTACTCACCAGTTAAAGGCTTTATGGTTATTAAGCACTATGGTTATGCTATTTGGGAAAATATTCAAAAGTATATGGATAACAGATTTAAAGATACAGGACATAAAAACTGTTATTTCCCACTACTTATTCCAGAAAGTTTACTAAAGAAAGAAGCCGAGCATGTAGAAGGATTTGCTCCTGAAGTGGCGTGGGTTACTCATGGGGGAGATGAAGAACTGGCAGAAAGGCTTTGTGTTAGACCGACATCAGAAACTATTATTTGTGAAATGTATTCAAGATGGTTAAAGTCCTATAGAGATTTACCATTTTTATATAACCAATGGTGTTCAGTTGTTCGTTGGGAAAAGAGTACGAGACCATTCCTTAGAACCTCAGAATTTTTATGGCAGGAAGGGCATACTCTACACGAAACTTATGAAGAAGCCCAAGATGAGACTTTGCAAATGTTAAATATTTACAAAGAAACTGCAGAAGAATTATTAGCTATGCCAGTTGTTGTGGGACAAAAGAGTGAGAAAGAAAAATTTGCTGGAGCATATGCTACTTATACTATGGAAGCTTTAATGCATGACGGTAAAGCACTTCAAGCTGGTACTTCCCATAACTTAGGTCAACACTTTACAACAGCCTTTGATATTACTTACTCAGATAGAAATGGGGATCTTAAACATCCTTATCACACATCTTGGGGTGTTTCTACAAGGTTAATCGGTGGACTTATTATGGTTCATGGTGATAATAGGGGACTTGTATTACCTCCAGGAGTGGCTCCTGTTCAGGTTGTTATAGTTCCGATAGCATCCCACAAAGAAGGCGTGCTAGATAAAGCTAATGAATTATTTAGTCAGCTAAAAGGCAAGTTTAGAGTTGAGCTAGATGATCGTGACAACTATTCTCCAGGTTGGAAGTTTAATGAATGGGAAATGAAAGGTGTTCCAATAAGAATAGAAATTGGACCAAAAGATATCGAAAAAAATCAAGCCATGTTATTTAGAAGAGATGAATTAGAAAAAGAAGCTATTTCTCTAGATAATCTAGAGGAGGCAGTAGAAAATCTCTTAAGAGATATTAATAACAACTTGCTATATAAAGCTAAGAAAATGAGGGATGAAAAAACCTATATAGTAAAAAGTTTTGATGAAATGAAGGAAGTTATGGAAATAAAGCCTGGTTTTGTTAAAGCCATGTGGTGTGGAGAAAGAGAATGTGAAGAACATATTAAAGCTGAAACTGGTGTTACTATAAGATGTATCCCATTTGAGCAGGAGGACTTAGGCCATACTTGTGCATTCTGCGGTAAAGAAGCAAAACATATGGTATATTTAGCTAAAGCATACTAA
- a CDS encoding TraX family protein → MDKKGIAGFQLKIIGLILMVFDHIYSFLDNMPIQFKWVGRIVAPIFIFMTVEGYYHTSNKKKYMLRLFIGSFVMNLGNLMVPQYFPSTNNIALTANIFSTLFMITIYLCIVDFIIRAIKEKNILKIVLGIALFILPVALGIVIIMNIQTLLSIQILRHLVLFIPNPLFIEGGPLFLLIGIVMYLLRKNRNKQLLIYAIISLAIMFTGELSIQGILYNNYQWMMVFAAPLLYLYNGQKGRGMKYLFYIFYPVHIYILYIISTL, encoded by the coding sequence ATGGATAAAAAAGGAATTGCAGGATTTCAATTAAAAATTATAGGATTAATATTGATGGTATTTGATCATATTTATAGTTTTTTAGATAATATGCCAATTCAATTTAAATGGGTAGGAAGGATAGTAGCCCCAATATTTATATTTATGACTGTGGAGGGGTATTATCATACAAGTAACAAAAAGAAATATATGCTTAGATTATTTATAGGTTCTTTTGTTATGAACCTAGGAAATTTAATGGTACCCCAATATTTTCCTTCAACAAATAATATAGCACTAACAGCTAATATATTTAGCACATTATTTATGATTACTATATATTTATGTATAGTAGATTTTATAATTAGAGCTATAAAAGAGAAAAATATATTAAAAATTGTTTTAGGAATAGCACTGTTTATTTTACCAGTAGCTTTAGGAATAGTAATAATTATGAATATACAAACTCTATTAAGTATACAGATTTTAAGACATTTGGTACTTTTTATTCCTAATCCTCTATTTATTGAAGGAGGTCCTCTATTTTTACTTATAGGTATAGTAATGTATTTATTAAGAAAAAATAGAAACAAACAATTATTAATATATGCAATAATTTCTTTAGCAATTATGTTTACCGGCGAACTTAGTATACAAGGAATACTGTATAATAATTATCAGTGGATGATGGTATTTGCAGCTCCGTTATTATATCTATACAACGGGCAAAAGGGTAGAGGAATGAAATATTTATTTTATATATTCTATCCAGTTCATATATATATACTTTATATAATTTCAACTTTATAG
- a CDS encoding response regulator transcription factor, translated as MENILNKKILIIDDEKDLLKLIHTVLTKEGFTKVYTAETGNEGLRFFNEILPDLIILDIMLPDSEGYEICSTIRSTSKVPILFLSAKSEELDKVLGFAIGGDDYITKPFSPKELAYRVRAHLRRSEYQIEPSDKATLKFGPFIMDTKKVELLKNNKVIELKPKEYKILEYLAKHKNQIISKEQLCDAVWGDEYIGYDNTIMVHIRKIRKKIEDNPSNPKFLVTVKGLGYKFVPEDK; from the coding sequence ATGGAAAATATATTAAATAAAAAGATTTTAATAATAGATGACGAAAAAGATCTTTTGAAATTAATACATACTGTTTTAACAAAAGAGGGATTTACAAAGGTATATACAGCAGAGACTGGAAATGAAGGCTTAAGATTTTTCAATGAAATTTTGCCAGACTTAATTATATTAGATATAATGCTTCCAGACTCTGAAGGCTATGAAATATGCAGTACAATTAGAAGCACATCCAAAGTACCAATATTATTTTTATCGGCTAAATCTGAAGAGCTGGATAAAGTATTGGGATTTGCCATTGGTGGAGATGATTATATCACTAAACCATTTAGTCCAAAAGAATTGGCATACAGGGTGAGGGCACATTTAAGAAGAAGTGAATATCAAATAGAGCCTTCAGATAAAGCTACATTAAAGTTTGGTCCATTTATAATGGATACAAAAAAAGTTGAACTTTTAAAAAATAATAAGGTGATAGAGTTAAAACCTAAAGAGTATAAAATTTTAGAGTATTTAGCTAAACATAAAAATCAGATTATAAGCAAGGAACAATTGTGCGATGCAGTCTGGGGAGATGAATACATAGGCTACGATAATACTATAATGGTTCATATAAGGAAGATTAGGAAGAAAATTGAAGATAATCCCTCTAACCCTAAATTTTTAGTTACTGTAAAGGGGTTAGGGTATAAGTTTGTACCAGAGGATAAATAG